The Shewanella sp. MTB7 genome includes a window with the following:
- a CDS encoding YkgJ family cysteine cluster protein, whose protein sequence is MIIEVINPPNPEITCANCQACCCRLQVLLISETGVPEEHIDVAEWGGEVMRRLSDGWCSALDRETKMCTIYENRPWVCREFEMGSYECETERNDNM, encoded by the coding sequence ATGATCATAGAAGTCATTAATCCCCCAAACCCAGAAATAACCTGCGCAAACTGTCAGGCCTGCTGCTGCCGTCTTCAGGTACTGCTAATCTCAGAAACAGGTGTACCAGAAGAACATATTGACGTTGCCGAATGGGGAGGTGAAGTCATGCGTCGCTTAAGCGATGGCTGGTGTTCAGCTTTAGATCGTGAAACCAAGATGTGCACTATCTACGAAAATCGCCCCTGGGTATGCCGCGAGTTTGAGATGGGATCCTACGAGTGCGAAACAGAACGTAACGATAATATGTGA
- a CDS encoding universal stress protein encodes MRTRQILCPTDFSDTASHALRYAIEMANFYHVGLRLINVVDQPIGAENYQILAITPEELAKNMEVAAADKMRHLLSGLKSELPMETVIRRGLPIEEILADAIESDAGMIVMASHGRSGLSHFLHTNVAEGVANGAKCPVLVVK; translated from the coding sequence ATGAGAACTCGACAAATACTTTGTCCAACTGATTTTTCTGATACTGCGTCTCATGCATTAAGGTATGCTATTGAAATGGCAAACTTTTATCATGTGGGTTTGAGATTGATTAATGTTGTCGATCAGCCTATTGGTGCGGAAAATTATCAAATATTAGCTATTACACCAGAGGAGCTGGCTAAGAATATGGAAGTGGCTGCCGCAGATAAGATGCGACATCTTCTCTCTGGCCTTAAGAGTGAGCTTCCCATGGAGACTGTGATTAGGCGTGGCTTACCTATCGAGGAGATTTTAGCGGATGCCATCGAGTCTGATGCTGGTATGATAGTGATGGCCAGCCATGGTCGAAGTGGCTTATCTCACTTCTTGCACACGAATGTCGCCGAAGGCGTCGCTAATGGGGCCAAATGCCCTGTTTTGGTTGTAAAGTAG
- a CDS encoding phosphatase PAP2 family protein, giving the protein MSKLIKHRISKETFVRQHFIFPGVLFVTLAIIFEYFQFDIPIAKFWFELEGGETQWSLRRAWFLENIMHIGGRNLVILLAVIVLTFLMLSLWKPRIKPFRKSLALLFISVLSTVLLVRVGKDLSHVSCPWDQSMFGGSHYYLPIFAKLPTDSEFGVCFPGGHSSGGFAWVALYYFAYQNCPKQRWKGLVFGLVLGGIFSLSQQLRGAHFFSHGIWSLGIAWLVSTSFYYLFYVRTWHSSTP; this is encoded by the coding sequence ATGAGCAAGTTAATTAAACATAGAATCAGCAAAGAGACCTTTGTGCGTCAGCACTTTATCTTTCCGGGAGTGCTATTTGTTACGTTGGCGATTATTTTTGAATATTTTCAGTTCGATATTCCAATCGCTAAATTTTGGTTTGAGCTAGAGGGAGGAGAGACTCAATGGTCACTGAGGCGCGCGTGGTTTTTGGAAAATATCATGCATATTGGAGGACGAAATTTAGTCATCCTCCTTGCCGTTATCGTGCTCACTTTCTTGATGCTAAGTTTGTGGAAACCGAGAATTAAACCTTTTAGAAAGAGCTTAGCACTGTTATTTATTAGCGTACTTAGCACTGTTTTACTTGTTCGAGTTGGCAAAGATCTTAGCCATGTGAGCTGTCCCTGGGATCAGTCCATGTTTGGTGGTAGCCACTATTATCTCCCTATTTTTGCCAAACTCCCCACTGATAGTGAGTTTGGCGTTTGTTTTCCAGGCGGTCATTCCAGTGGTGGCTTTGCGTGGGTTGCTCTCTACTACTTTGCCTATCAGAATTGTCCAAAACAGAGGTGGAAAGGCTTGGTGTTCGGTCTGGTTTTAGGCGGGATATTTAGTTTAAGTCAACAACTTCGTGGAGCTCATTTCTTTTCACATGGAATATGGAGCTTAGGTATCGCTTGGCTGGTGTCGACGAGCTTTTACTATCTGTTTTATGTTAGAACCTGGCATTCGTCGACCCCTTAA
- a CDS encoding LysR family transcriptional regulator, translating into MKLRAIHYFQSVYEQGSITAASRQCFVSQPSITAAISQLEQQLNVELFVRHPGGVRPTSAADKLYPLAREMSENEQAILHLFKDSPTPVPLRLGLMRSLGAQRMSELLTELTQRIDNVELTLVDPDEPSDARVVLSQSVSSSEDFIPIWEDKYQLAIPANWSLASKLLIKVEDLDALPFINRTPCDALDRLKQTMAKSGIQVQTRANIRTIEYTWPLVCAGVGAALLPDWQEIKHNNALVLRPIAGEKLIKQIGLAYNASRISEPVIAAVISVCRGKM; encoded by the coding sequence GTGAAGTTAAGAGCAATACACTATTTTCAATCTGTTTATGAGCAGGGCAGTATCACGGCAGCTTCACGCCAGTGTTTCGTCTCTCAACCCTCAATCACAGCTGCTATTTCTCAGCTGGAACAACAGCTTAACGTCGAGCTTTTTGTGCGCCATCCCGGCGGCGTACGCCCCACATCCGCCGCCGATAAACTCTATCCTCTGGCAAGAGAGATGAGTGAAAACGAACAAGCTATTCTTCATCTGTTCAAAGATAGCCCAACCCCAGTTCCACTTCGTCTGGGTTTAATGCGCTCTCTAGGTGCACAAAGGATGAGTGAGCTGCTTACTGAGCTTACCCAAAGAATCGACAATGTAGAGCTAACCCTTGTGGATCCAGATGAACCCTCTGACGCCAGAGTGGTGCTATCTCAGTCTGTATCGAGTAGTGAAGATTTTATCCCTATTTGGGAAGACAAATACCAACTTGCCATCCCAGCGAACTGGTCTTTAGCCTCGAAACTTCTCATCAAGGTTGAGGATCTCGACGCACTTCCCTTTATCAATCGAACACCTTGCGATGCACTCGATAGGTTAAAGCAAACCATGGCAAAGTCGGGTATCCAGGTTCAAACGAGGGCTAATATACGCACGATTGAATACACTTGGCCCTTAGTCTGCGCCGGTGTAGGCGCAGCACTTCTACCTGACTGGCAGGAAATAAAACACAATAATGCCTTGGTATTGCGACCGATAGCAGGAGAGAAACTGATAAAGCAGATTGGGCTGGCTTATAATGCCAGTAGAATAAGTGAGCCAGTGATTGCCGCGGTGATCTCAGTTTGCCGAGGCAAAATGTAA
- a CDS encoding cupin domain-containing protein yields MQSAEGYIQHLELEQHVEGGYYRSSYRSDEPFDDKRALWSSIYFLLRTDEVSNFHRLTADEMWYFHAGQSLTIYMIDEEGKLTTAQLGLDLAAGERPQFLVPKGSVFGSAMNQPGFSLVGCMVSPGFTFEDFELFSQESLLEEYPEHKEVIQRLSRKSEAAS; encoded by the coding sequence ATGCAAAGCGCTGAAGGGTATATTCAACATCTAGAATTAGAGCAACATGTTGAAGGGGGTTACTACCGTTCATCTTACCGTTCTGATGAACCGTTCGATGACAAACGGGCACTTTGGAGCAGTATCTATTTTCTCCTGCGAACAGATGAGGTTTCAAACTTTCATCGCTTGACCGCCGATGAGATGTGGTATTTCCATGCTGGACAATCACTCACAATATATATGATTGATGAAGAGGGTAAGTTAACCACAGCTCAGTTAGGCTTAGATCTGGCTGCCGGTGAGCGGCCACAATTTCTGGTGCCTAAAGGTTCTGTTTTTGGTTCGGCTATGAACCAGCCGGGTTTCTCGTTAGTCGGTTGCATGGTCTCGCCGGGATTTACCTTTGAGGATTTTGAATTGTTTAGCCAAGAGTCATTGTTGGAAGAGTACCCTGAACACAAAGAGGTGATCCAGCGCCTTAGTCGTAAGAGTGAAGCGGCGAGCTAG
- a CDS encoding TetR/AcrR family transcriptional regulator, with protein sequence MRNAEFDREKVLRSAMTAFMDKGYGKTSMQDLTKATGLHPGSIYCAFDNKRGLLLAALEQYKTDRSTEFQGFFTGSRPVLVELKAYLDNTVQECISCEAAKACLLTKALNEMAQQDEEVQNIITDNLANWQQGLAEVFALAQAKGELSPKRDSQHLARFLAMGIYGLRTFAHTHPEAETLQQLSDQLYQDLCA encoded by the coding sequence ATGCGTAATGCTGAGTTTGATAGAGAAAAAGTATTGAGATCAGCCATGACCGCTTTTATGGACAAAGGTTACGGCAAGACAAGCATGCAAGATCTGACAAAAGCCACAGGTTTACACCCAGGATCCATCTACTGTGCATTCGACAATAAACGAGGCTTATTACTCGCAGCTTTAGAACAGTATAAAACCGATAGAAGTACCGAGTTTCAAGGTTTCTTTACTGGAAGCAGACCAGTATTAGTCGAGCTAAAAGCCTATCTGGATAACACAGTTCAGGAATGTATTAGTTGCGAAGCGGCTAAGGCCTGTCTACTCACCAAAGCACTGAACGAGATGGCACAGCAAGATGAAGAGGTGCAAAATATCATTACCGATAACTTGGCAAACTGGCAGCAAGGACTCGCCGAGGTATTTGCATTAGCCCAAGCTAAAGGAGAGCTCAGCCCTAAGCGAGATAGCCAACATCTTGCTCGTTTTTTAGCGATGGGGATTTATGGTTTAAGAACCTTTGCACATACCCACCCTGAGGCCGAAACGCTTCAGCAGCTCTCGGATCAGCTTTATCAAGATCTCTGCGCATAG
- a CDS encoding alkene reductase: MTDNLFQPFALNETITLKNRILMAPLTRCMADEELVPTQAMANYYARRAEAGLIISEAVIIRPDAQGYPNTPGLFNSAQIDGWRVVTDAVHQAGGKIFAQLWHTGRVAHPHFFTKSGSTQVLAPSAVGVEGSVPRMRELTYQIPKAVTHDEIAQLITDYSQAAANAIDAGFDGVEIHGANGYLIDQFLHHDSNRRTDEYGQTPENMARFPLAVVDGVSARIGGDRTALRVSPGAYFNMAGDNRDRAVFDYLLTELELRDLAFVHIGIFDDAMEFEYLGGHASSYVRSVYSKTLVGVGSYSAETGSAAISDDKFDLLAIGRPFIANPDYVARVREGEELVAYSDEMLASLV, encoded by the coding sequence ATGACTGATAACTTATTTCAACCTTTCGCACTTAATGAGACCATCACCCTTAAAAATCGGATTCTGATGGCACCACTGACTCGTTGTATGGCTGATGAAGAGTTAGTGCCGACTCAGGCCATGGCCAACTATTATGCTCGTCGGGCCGAAGCGGGTTTGATTATCTCTGAAGCCGTGATCATTCGTCCCGATGCTCAGGGTTACCCTAACACCCCAGGTTTGTTCAACTCAGCTCAGATAGATGGTTGGAGAGTGGTGACTGATGCCGTACATCAAGCTGGTGGTAAGATATTTGCTCAGTTGTGGCATACAGGACGCGTTGCACATCCTCACTTTTTTACAAAATCGGGGTCAACTCAAGTATTAGCCCCTTCAGCCGTTGGCGTAGAGGGAAGCGTACCCAGAATGCGTGAACTTACTTATCAAATACCTAAAGCGGTCACACATGATGAGATAGCTCAGTTAATAACTGATTACAGTCAAGCTGCAGCTAATGCGATAGACGCCGGTTTTGATGGTGTCGAGATCCATGGAGCTAACGGCTATCTAATCGATCAGTTTCTGCATCATGACAGTAATCGTCGCACTGATGAATATGGGCAAACACCTGAAAACATGGCTCGTTTCCCATTAGCGGTTGTTGATGGAGTCTCAGCCAGAATAGGCGGTGACAGAACGGCATTACGAGTCTCACCTGGCGCCTATTTCAATATGGCTGGCGATAATAGAGATCGTGCTGTCTTTGACTACTTGCTAACCGAGCTTGAACTGCGTGATTTGGCTTTTGTGCATATCGGCATTTTTGATGATGCCATGGAGTTCGAGTATCTAGGGGGGCATGCATCAAGTTATGTTCGTAGCGTTTACAGTAAGACGCTCGTTGGTGTAGGCAGCTATAGCGCTGAGACAGGCAGCGCAGCTATCAGTGATGATAAGTTTGATCTGTTAGCGATTGGGAGACCCTTTATTGCTAATCCTGATTATGTTGCCCGGGTCCGTGAAGGTGAGGAGTTAGTGGCATATTCTGATGAGATGTTGGCCAGTTTAGTATAA
- a CDS encoding Fis family transcriptional regulator, with the protein MKKSDKKIEQNIRESLTQVCEIAQENVEGFEWISHRVHYGNVAGSIHITCMFTEFSNAKMAKRDEYLYQLIQQSLSLIDIDIKDIRRHVDFDNGNPYEKSKRTA; encoded by the coding sequence ATGAAAAAATCAGACAAGAAGATTGAGCAAAACATTAGAGAAAGCCTGACTCAAGTGTGTGAAATTGCACAGGAAAATGTCGAGGGTTTTGAGTGGATTAGCCATCGAGTACATTATGGCAATGTAGCTGGTTCAATCCACATCACCTGTATGTTTACTGAATTTAGCAATGCTAAAATGGCTAAGCGTGATGAGTATCTCTACCAGTTAATTCAGCAATCCCTCTCCTTAATTGATATCGATATTAAAGATATTCGGCGTCACGTTGACTTCGACAACGGTAATCCATATGAAAAGTCGAAGCGCACAGCCTGA
- a CDS encoding universal stress protein, whose amino-acid sequence MRTRQILCPTDFSETASHALKYAIEMANLYHVNIRLLHVMSDMFGQHDYGIVVEAPVELDHQVENFSREKLTALAAEIDTFLDGELRVIPVLRSGDVMSQVIEESIEQDVGMIVVASHGHTGLSHLLNPNVAEAITNKAKCPVLVVK is encoded by the coding sequence GTGCGTACTCGTCAAATACTATGTCCAACCGATTTTTCTGAAACGGCATCTCATGCGCTAAAATACGCCATCGAAATGGCAAATTTGTATCATGTGAATATTAGGTTGCTGCATGTAATGAGCGACATGTTCGGTCAGCATGACTATGGCATTGTTGTCGAAGCTCCAGTGGAATTGGACCATCAAGTGGAGAATTTTTCACGTGAAAAACTCACAGCGTTAGCCGCTGAGATCGACACTTTCTTAGATGGAGAACTAAGGGTTATTCCAGTGCTCAGAAGTGGAGATGTGATGTCACAAGTCATTGAGGAGAGTATAGAGCAAGATGTCGGGATGATAGTGGTCGCAAGCCATGGTCATACTGGTTTGTCTCATCTGCTTAACCCCAACGTGGCTGAAGCCATTACCAATAAGGCTAAATGTCCGGTGTTAGTGGTAAAGTGA